A genomic window from Nodosilinea sp. FACHB-141 includes:
- a CDS encoding DUF2949 domain-containing protein yields MTVSTQPNLIRFLQDELAISTASIQVALKHSEQDPGPLPMILWQYGLITLEQLEQIYDWMEAA; encoded by the coding sequence ATGACGGTGAGCACTCAACCCAATCTCATTCGGTTTCTACAGGACGAATTAGCCATTTCGACGGCCTCAATTCAGGTCGCTTTAAAGCACAGCGAGCAAGACCCTGGCCCGTTACCCATGATTCTGTGGCAGTACGGCTTGATAACCCTAGAGCAACTAGAGCAGATCTATGACTGGATGGAAGCGGCATAA
- a CDS encoding FAD-binding oxidoreductase: protein MKHITIIGCGVVGAAIAYELSLCQGVQVTVIDQTAPAQGSTAAALGVGMAVISHKVKGRNWQLRERSLKRYQTLIPELELLTGRTIQHNTHGILSLCFAAEDLPRWRSLQAIRHQQGYELELWEPEQVSDRCPHLSTAGVVAGIYSPQDFQVNPTDLTLALVDGAQANGAEFHFDQPVVGFDGAAREASVQEDHRCTAVHTPNQSFATDAIVLAAGLGTLPLTQTLHQSTSIGPVLGQALRLHLDEPLGNLDFQPVVNGNDIHLVPLSNGDCWVGATVEFPPDTGLDEALAIKPEAERLDEVLASAVAYCPALAAGKITHRWSGLRPRPQGQAAPVIQSLTGYSNIWLATGHYRNGVLLAPATALAIRNVLEQLG, encoded by the coding sequence TTGAAGCACATCACCATCATTGGCTGCGGCGTTGTAGGGGCCGCGATCGCCTACGAGCTGAGCCTCTGCCAAGGGGTTCAGGTCACGGTGATCGATCAGACGGCCCCAGCCCAGGGTTCCACCGCTGCCGCTCTGGGAGTGGGCATGGCGGTGATTAGCCACAAGGTGAAAGGCCGCAATTGGCAACTGCGAGAGCGCAGCTTGAAGCGCTATCAAACCCTAATTCCAGAACTGGAATTGCTGACAGGGCGAACGATTCAGCACAATACCCACGGTATTCTTAGCCTGTGTTTTGCGGCTGAGGACTTGCCTCGGTGGCGATCGCTTCAGGCGATTCGCCACCAACAGGGATATGAGCTGGAGTTATGGGAACCGGAGCAGGTGAGCGATCGCTGTCCCCACCTCAGCACCGCTGGAGTCGTCGCCGGCATCTACTCGCCCCAAGATTTTCAGGTTAATCCTACCGATCTCACGTTGGCGCTGGTAGACGGTGCCCAGGCGAACGGGGCTGAGTTCCACTTTGACCAGCCCGTGGTGGGGTTTGATGGGGCTGCGAGGGAGGCTTCAGTCCAAGAAGACCATCGCTGCACCGCTGTGCACACGCCAAATCAGAGCTTTGCAACGGATGCGATCGTTCTCGCGGCGGGCTTAGGCACTCTCCCTCTTACGCAAACTCTCCACCAATCAACATCCATTGGTCCCGTGCTGGGCCAAGCCCTCCGCCTTCACTTAGACGAACCCCTAGGCAATCTCGACTTTCAGCCCGTGGTCAATGGCAACGACATTCACCTAGTGCCCCTAAGCAACGGCGACTGTTGGGTTGGGGCCACGGTAGAGTTTCCACCCGATACCGGCTTAGACGAAGCCTTGGCTATAAAGCCTGAGGCTGAGCGGTTAGACGAGGTTCTAGCCAGTGCAGTAGCCTACTGCCCAGCTCTAGCGGCAGGCAAGATTACCCATCGCTGGTCTGGCCTCCGTCCCCGGCCCCAGGGCCAAGCTGCTCCAGTTATCCAATCTTTGACGGGCTACAGTAATATTTGGCTGGCCACCGGCCACTACCGTAACGGCGTCCTCCTTGCCCCTGCCACTGCTCTAGCAATCCGCAACGTTTTAGAGCAATTAGGCTGA
- a CDS encoding Uma2 family endonuclease, with translation MVEVKSPTEKPTKLRSKIQDFLALGSQVGIFIGPEARCVEVYRAGDETILLDDGGRLALPDLLLGWEVAIADLWPLYSSNSRNGKRRSQCYASNI, from the coding sequence ATGGTCGAAGTGAAATCGCCAACGGAGAAACCGACGAAGTTGCGGAGCAAAATCCAAGATTTTCTAGCCCTGGGCTCGCAGGTGGGCATTTTTATTGGCCCTGAGGCTCGGTGTGTGGAGGTGTATCGAGCTGGGGATGAGACAATTCTTTTAGATGATGGCGGTCGCCTAGCACTGCCCGACCTGCTGCTGGGATGGGAGGTGGCTATAGCTGACCTGTGGCCTTTGTATTCGAGTAATTCTAGAAACGGCAAGAGGCGCAGCCAATGCTACGCCTCTAACATTTAG
- a CDS encoding NAD(P)-binding domain-containing protein, with translation MNIGVIGTGLMGSPMALRLLSAGHKVWVYNRTPDRLKPLELAGAKVCATPLALIQSVEAVIFMVTNGEAVRSLLEDMGLGDREASSAENRSSPLAHKAIIQMGTIAPTESQQLGQMVAQAGGTYLEAPVLGSISEAKNGKLIIMAGAENEAYQRWQPLLQCLGTTLYHVGPVGSAATLKLTMNQLIGSLTAAFAQSLGLVQSAGIDVDTFMAVLRQSALYAPTFDKKLQRMQTRQFADPNFPTKHLLKDMGLFVSAAKAAGLSPFPAESVRQLVEQAVQTGFGDDDYAALFNIVSPLPKPE, from the coding sequence GTGAACATTGGGGTAATTGGCACCGGCTTGATGGGGTCGCCCATGGCCCTCAGGCTGTTGTCGGCGGGTCACAAGGTTTGGGTCTACAACCGCACTCCCGATCGGCTTAAACCTTTGGAGCTGGCGGGGGCAAAGGTCTGTGCTACGCCCCTGGCTCTAATTCAGAGCGTGGAGGCCGTTATCTTTATGGTCACCAATGGGGAGGCGGTGCGATCGCTCCTTGAAGACATGGGCTTGGGCGATCGCGAAGCGTCCTCAGCGGAGAATCGCTCATCGCCCCTCGCCCACAAAGCCATCATTCAAATGGGCACCATTGCCCCTACCGAAAGTCAGCAGCTCGGCCAAATGGTGGCCCAAGCCGGGGGCACCTACCTGGAGGCCCCAGTCCTAGGCAGCATTTCCGAAGCTAAAAACGGCAAGCTGATCATCATGGCCGGAGCTGAAAACGAGGCTTATCAACGCTGGCAGCCTCTGCTGCAATGCCTGGGCACTACCCTCTACCATGTCGGCCCCGTGGGCAGCGCCGCCACCCTCAAGCTGACCATGAACCAGCTGATTGGCTCGCTCACCGCCGCCTTTGCCCAAAGCCTGGGGCTGGTGCAGTCGGCCGGTATCGATGTCGATACTTTCATGGCGGTGTTGCGCCAGAGCGCCCTCTACGCCCCCACCTTCGACAAAAAGCTGCAACGCATGCAGACTCGGCAGTTTGCCGACCCCAACTTTCCGACCAAACATTTGCTAAAAGACATGGGGCTGTTTGTGTCCGCCGCTAAGGCTGCTGGGCTCTCCCCCTTCCCTGCCGAAAGTGTGCGTCAGCTGGTCGAGCAGGCCGTGCAGACCGGTTTTGGCGACGACGACTACGCTGCCCTATTCAATATCGTCAGCCCCTTACCTAAACCAGAATAG